A single Triticum dicoccoides isolate Atlit2015 ecotype Zavitan chromosome 2A, WEW_v2.0, whole genome shotgun sequence DNA region contains:
- the LOC119353225 gene encoding protein ETHYLENE-INSENSITIVE 3-like 2, which yields MMGGGVAMMDRRMAFAADGEAEKGFGFFGAGCFVGAGDLVDPAPELPARDRFPDEEESEEEDDDDDVDGIEELERRMWRDRMRLKRLKELQQRQSQRPDGGAAASKGRPRRPASQQDQQARRKKMSRAQDGILKYMLKMMEACSAQGFVYGIVPENGKPVGGASDNLRAWWKEKVRFDRNAPAAIAKHRSDNAAPLCGGEDGAAAAAGPRSLHELQDTTLGSLLSSLMQHCDPPQRRFPLEKGVPPPWWPQGPSEAWWPEAGVPDDLGPPPYKKPHDLKKAWKVAVLTAVIKHMSPDVDKVRRLVRQSKCLQDKMTAREIVTWLAVLKAEEELSHKLHPGACLPPRPSAGALSFDASSGEYDVDFFGEEAANQIKARSEAAAFVDLTMDASSSNEFMIMPPALMKEETTDADFTHAQKRSATADAEPELMLNGSARVYTCENVECPHAGHALGFLDRNARTAHQYACRYNHPAAAAAQSKPPSAFFPGAPYSPQSQALGGFDFGLPAADQRCLAGLMSMYETGVAAHRGAGAVNDAAAPGMQIGGGSLLAPRSLAGANNVMQQQQQQSAAFFMGDDAPFGMAAPELSRFGQGFDLSAADYAGAMQQPQPQKHVGPNWFY from the coding sequence ATGATGGGGGGAGGGGTGGCCATGATGGATCGGCGCATGGCGTTCGCGGCGGATGGGGAGGCCGAGAAGGGCTTCGGGTTCTTTGGAGCCGGCTGCTTCGTGGGGGCGGGCGACCTCGTGGACCCGGCGCCGGAGCTGCCGGCGCGGGACAGgttccccgacgaggaggagagcgaggaggaggacgacgacgacgacgtggACGGCATCGAGGAGCTGGAGCGCCGCATGTGGCGCGACCGCATGAGGCTCAAGCGCCTCAAGGAGCTGCAGCAGCGCCAGAGCCAGAGGcccgacggcggcgcggcggcgagcaAGGGGCGGCCGAGGCGGCCGGCGTCGCAGCAGGACCAGCAGGCGCGGCGCAAGAAGATGTCGCGCGCGCAGGACGGGATCCTCAAGTACATGCTCAAGATGATGGAGGCGTGCAGCGCGCAGGGCTTCGTCTACGGCATCGTCCCCGAGAACGGCAAGCCCGTGGGCGGCGCCTCCGACAACCTCCGCGCCTGGTGGAAGGAGAAGGTCCGCTTCGACCGCAACGCCCCCGCGGCCATCGCCAAGCACCGGTCCGACAACGCCGCGCCGCTCTGCGGCGGGGAAGACGGGGCGGCCGCGGCGGCCGGCCCGCGCTCCCTGCACGAGCTGCAGGACACCACGCTCGGCTCCCTGCTCTCCTCGCTCATGCAGCACTGCGACCCGCCGCAGCGCCGGTTCCCGCTCGAGAAGGGCGTGCCGCCGCCGTGGTGGCCGCAGGGGCCGTCCGAGGCGTGGTGGCCCGAGGCGGGCGTGCCCGACGACCTCGGCCCGCCGCCGTACAAGAAGCCGCACGACCTCAAGAAGGCGTGGAAGGTCGCCGTGCTCACCGCCGTCATCAAGCACATGTCGCCCGACGTCGACAAGGTCCGCCGCCTCGTGCGGCAGTCCAAGTGCCTGCAGGACAAGATGACCGCCAGGGAGATCGTCACGTGGCTCGCCGTGCTCAAGGCGGAGGAGGAGCTCAGCCACAAGCTGCATCCCGGGGCCTGCCTCCCCCCGCGGCCCTCCGCCGGCGCGCTGTCGTTCGACGCCAGCTCCGGCGAGTACGACGTCGACTTCTTCGGCGAGGAGGCCGCGAACCAGATCAAGGCGCGTTCCGAGGCAGCCGCGTTCGTCGACCTCACCATGGACGCTTCCTCGAGCAACGAGTTCATGATCATGCCGCCTGCGCTGATGAAGGAAGAAACCACCGACGCCGACTTCACCCACGCCCAGAAGCGGAGCGCCACCGCGGACGCCGAGCCGGAGCTGATGCTGAACGGAAGCGCCCGCGTCTACACCTGCGAGAACGTGGAGTGCCCGCACGCCGGCCACGCGCTCGGCTTCCTCGACCGCAACGCGCGCACCGCCCACCAGTACGCCTGCAGGTAcaaccaccccgccgccgccgccgcccagagcAAGCCGCCGTCGGCCTTCTTCCCGGGGGCGCCCTACAGCCCGCAGAGCCAGGCGCTCGGCGGGTTCGACTTCGGCCTGCCCGCGGCCGACCAGAGATGCCTCGCCGGGCTGATGAGCATGTACGAGACCGGCGTGGCCGCGCACAGAGGTGCAGGCGCAGTCAACGACGCCGCCGCTCCCGGCATGCAGATCGGCGGCGGCAGCCTTCTGGCTCCACGGTCGCTTGCTGGCGCGAACAACgtgatgcagcagcagcagcagcagagcgcGGCGTTCTTCATGGGCGACGACGCGCCGTTCGGCATGGCGGCGCCGGAGCTCAGCAGGTTCGGCCAAGGGTTCGACCTGTCAGCGGcggactacgccggcgccatgcagCAGCCGCAGCCGCAGAAGCACGTTGGGCCCAACTGGTTCTACTGA